One genomic segment of Zingiber officinale cultivar Zhangliang unplaced genomic scaffold, Zo_v1.1 ctg224, whole genome shotgun sequence includes these proteins:
- the LOC122036931 gene encoding protein CYPRO4-like has translation MGGSHSREGLELSESEEEEEVEGGEEREVDEEGGGEQFDRSRGVHRSGETLAPSASLEEVDRKLQSLKLKYSKPISSSPSYNPSSNNGVKLYLHIGGHSPAARWVVSDKLTSYAFFRPSNSDDSDGDEEIPSSSPWFLRIGSKVRARVAPELQLKTFCDQRRVDFVADGVWAIKFFTPEAYRGFQEQYQSCLFENTYGFEATEQNKVKVFGKDFMAWAQPEVEEDSIWVDAEESCEKSPGLATPSRVNEDLMNEFEEEADEGGIQSLALGALDNSFLVGNSGIQVLRNFSHGVHGKGVSVKISGNGNQRDRYSTPKKALLMRAETNMLLMSPAQAGKPHASGVHQLDIETGKIVSEWKFEKDGTDITMRDITNDSKGAQLDPSESTFLGLDDNRLCRWDMRDRRGIVQNLANAMETPVLDWTQGHQFSRGTNFQCFASTGDGSIVVGSLDGKIRLYSKSSMRMAKTAFPGLGSPVTHVDVTFDGKWILGTTDTYLILISTVFKDKDGKEKTGFSGRMGQRIAAPRLLKLTPLDSHLAGSNNKLHKGQFSWVTEHGKQERHLVATVGKFGVVWNFQQVKDSNHECYKNQQGLKTCYCYKIVPKEESIVDSRFMHEKFAISNSPEAPLVVATPMKVSSFSISARSRR, from the exons ATGGGTGGATCTCACAGCCGTGAGGGCTTGGAGCTTTCCGAgtccgaggaagaagaagaagtagagggAGGAGAAGAACGAGAAGTGGATGAAGAAGGTGGAGGAGAACAATTTGATCGAAGCCGCGGCGTGCATCGATCCGGTGAAACCCTAGCCCCCTCCGCCTCCCTTGAGGAGGTAGATCGGAAGCTTCAATCGCTGAAGCTCAAGTACTCGAAGCCTATCTCTTCGTCTCCCTCCTACAACCCTAGCTCTAATAATGGCGTCAAGTTGTACCTCCATATTGGCGGCCACTCCCCGGCCGCCCGTTGGGTCGTCTCTGACAAACTCACTTCCTATGCGTTCTTCCGTCCTTCTAACTCCGACGACTCCGATGGGGACGAGGAGATCCCGTCCTCGTCGCCTTGGTTCTTGCGGATCGGCAGCAAGGTCCGTGCCAGGGTCGCCCCGGAGCTCCAGCTTAAGACTTTTTGTGACCAGCGTCGAGTGGATTTTGTCGCTGATGGGGTGTGGGCCATTAAGTTCTTCACCCCCGAAGCGTACCGGGGGTTCCAGGAACAATACCAAAGTTGCCTCTTTGAGAACACCTATGGCTTCGAGGCGACCGAGCAGAACAAGGTGAAGGTGTTTGGGAAGGATTTCATGGCGTGGGCGCAGCCGGAGGTGGAAGAGGACAGTATTTGGGTGGATGCGGAGGAAAGCTGTGAGAAGAGTCCAGGATTGGCCACCCCGAGCAGGGTAAACGAGGACCTGATGAACGAGTTTGAGGAGGAGGCAGATGAAGGTGGCATACAGAGCCTTGCGCTGGGAGCGCTGGACAATAGTTTCTTGGTGGGTAATTCTGGAATACAGGTTCTAAGGAACTTTAGCCATGGGGTTCATGGGAAGGGGGTTTCAGTGAAGATTTCTGGGAATGGAAACCAAAGGGACAGGTATTCGACTCCAAAGAAGGCACTTTTGATGAGGGCGGAAACCAATATGTTGTTAATGAGCCCAGCACAAGCTGGGAAACCCCATGCGTCCGGGGTTCATCAACTGGACATTGAGACTGGAAAGATTGTTTCTGAGTGGAAGTTTGAGAAGGATGGAACTGATATTACCATGCGAGATATCACAAATGACTCCAAGGGTGCTCAATTGGACCCATCAGAGTCAACCTTCTTGGGCCTAGATGACAATCGTCTTTGCCGTTGGGATATGAGAGACCGCAGAGGGATAGTTCAGAACCTTGCAAATGCAATGGAAACCCCAGTGTTGGATTGGACACAAGGTCACCAGTTCTCTAGGGGTACAAATTTCCAATGTTTTGCTTCCACTGGTGATGGTTCAATTGTTGTTGGGTCTCTGGATGGGAAGATACGTCTCTATTCAAAAAGTTCTATGCGGATGGCAAAGACGGCATTCCCTGGACTTGGATCACCAGTTACTCATGTTGATGTCACTTTTGATGGAAAGTGGATTTTGGGGACGACAGACACATATTTAATCCTCATAAGCACAGTTTTCAAGGACAAAGATGGAAAGGAGAAGACTGGTTTTAGTGGGAGAATGGGGCAACGAATTGCTGCTCCAAGGTTACTGAAGCTTACTCCATTGGACTCACATCTTGCAGGCTCGAACAATAAGCTCCACAAGGGTCAATTTTCATGG GTGACTGAGCACGGTAAACAGGAGAGGCATCTAGTTGCAACCGTGGGCAAATTTGGCGTTGTCTGGAATTTTCAGCAAGTCAAGGATAGCAACCACGAATGCTACAAGAACCAGCAAGGATTGAAGACCTGTTATTGCTACAAGATCGTACCTAAAGAGGAATCCATTGTCGACAGCCGCTTCATGCACGAGAAATTCGCCATCAGCAACTCCCCAGAAGCTCCTCTAGTTGTTGCTACCCCAATGAAAGTAAGCTCGTTCAGTATCTCGGCTAGAAGTAGGCGCTGA